A single region of the Natronoglycomyces albus genome encodes:
- a CDS encoding DUF5753 domain-containing protein — protein sequence MRKEADKSLTLETVEEACELGKTSLQRYQSGRSAMKTGEARRVFEYYGVDPEQIEMLLEHVERSRKRTRPINEIVPAWFQTFLLLEREAEEIAELALTMIPGLLQTEDYARTVLEKGLVGSIVDDYVESRMERKKVLEGPNPLRFWAVIHEGALWRMVGNKDTMRAQLFHLVEMAQRPNVTIVVIPNRLGAHVSMDTSFHWIRFDTLLDPLGIIYTESLTGARYLDDPDEVTQHERAFRHLTNAALSEIDSVRLIKDVNRNYCE from the coding sequence ATGCGTAAAGAGGCTGATAAATCGCTGACCTTGGAAACGGTCGAGGAAGCCTGTGAGCTGGGAAAAACATCGCTTCAGCGGTATCAGTCCGGACGGTCAGCGATGAAAACAGGCGAAGCGCGGAGGGTGTTCGAGTACTACGGCGTTGACCCTGAACAAATTGAGATGCTGCTGGAACACGTCGAACGATCCCGGAAACGAACCCGGCCGATCAATGAGATTGTTCCTGCCTGGTTCCAAACGTTTCTGCTGCTCGAACGCGAAGCCGAAGAAATAGCTGAGCTAGCGCTCACCATGATTCCCGGTCTGCTCCAAACCGAGGACTACGCACGAACCGTGCTAGAGAAGGGCCTGGTTGGGTCAATCGTTGATGACTACGTTGAGAGTCGCATGGAGCGTAAGAAAGTCCTTGAGGGGCCAAATCCCCTGCGCTTTTGGGCCGTGATTCACGAAGGCGCGCTCTGGCGCATGGTTGGTAACAAGGACACCATGAGGGCACAATTGTTTCACCTGGTTGAGATGGCGCAACGGCCAAATGTGACCATTGTGGTTATCCCTAACCGGTTGGGGGCTCACGTTTCAATGGACACCTCGTTCCACTGGATTCGGTTTGACACCCTCCTAGATCCCCTTGGGATCATCTATACAGAAAGCCTCACCGGGGCACGCTACCTAGACGACCCCGATGAGGTAACCCAACATGAGCGGGCGTTCCGCCACCTCACCAATGCCGCACTCAGCGAAATCGACTCAGTGCGTCTGATCAAGGACGTGAACAGGAACTATTGTGAGTGA
- the mobF gene encoding MobF family relaxase, producing MTLGIRPGSSFAYVANEVAAGAENYYSAAVATGEPAGVWRGSAAAELGLTGKANDTQLEALFGHFVDPRDERFEQRDKWHEATKLGRKPPKYRSQEEIFSELVAREVNPAGIEEERAEELWHQAGKQTREARAFFDATYSPPKSVSVLYTAFMAESVAAKQRGDDVESARWAAKAETVEESVVQASEAMIRRMEREAGYSRAGYHGGKLKSGETTGRWIDGKGFIVASFLQHTSRPTNGREDPQLHVHNLIANRIECADGVWRTLDGRALYQERAASGAVADRVMQAHLQRELGVTFAYDPKSKSHEIVGISRGVREAFSSRRTAINALLPEYVAAFENRMGREPSALELSELAQRATLKSRQAKLTKDDVKTLEEKVVEWTAQAQESVEIDLSEIAHGVINTRDEASADRVFDVDAVIARAVESVQETKTTWTRSDLAMHLHRHLPSELGSLDTEYQDRILAELSRRAIEADSERAGTDGEILPLDVPDFVDTPEVFQLTNGESAFRRHGSEQFATRRVLTAEARIERAAHDTELVSCIESEAAMEAVWEVNNQLRQADPEGVAKLGADQAAVVAGVLSSGKPLETLVGPAGTGKSFVMGTLADQWEKRIGGRVFGLATAQNAAGVLADEGLTATDNITAWLMNQRDIESSKVTPEGVAEWRLRPGDMVIVDEASMVDSVALSEIQQRTEAARAKLLLVGDHEQIDAVGAGGGFLLAQQAADRAYQLEEVRRFKSTWEKEASLRLRDGDDSVVREYDTHGRLKGCENLEDAYTQAVEAYTADIVAGRQAYLITDTNENANELSVRVRDRLVSYGLVEGQGVAIGKDQTRAIAGVGDILQARRNNRNITNAVGNCMVNRGRYLVTETHESGGLTVQPMGDNGTLGHSIDVPADYAQTQMSLAYATTQHGVQGATGDNGYGIITSSTSADAAYVAATRGRDLNLLFVVDETDPKMADQTAAPAPKEEHQRSAATIFASVIESGTPQRSATQTHRDNLADAGSMRVIGHRLYESRRRLSELKYKSLVAELLDEGTAVRLARDDAAPELYRLLESCEQAGHDPRQVASEAIGMRELESADSVAQVIHWRITDMMEVDLSADPHEEKDSTERDVALGYAERLPAGDSAIHKYAQAWAQRADERVSELGIIVAERPPQWAIEHLGPVPVEHEEHTAERAEWIKRAGTVEAYCETYSLTEQANVIGRVPSVAMPERRDEWRAAWQALGRPDPIADERQMSQTQLQRTIEAYNAEKQWAPPAVANELREASSAAIQGRIELDHRRAELSQIEPTDERHQQLAEEIDMAEEDLTVIEERRDKLDYVNDTRNDWHTQTEDARTAANAAQAELKRREREAERNRQKEEVTTERDQEQAADRSVNQKPEVTRDAEHESATTEVEPNDRGKELAEADRDQTRDEPTDETERELSSVAKAFPRKVKEINADRAVSEADKAREQIRERIAAAKNAAENKQEIDKQASADQEWRRREMERTAREAAVDQGLER from the coding sequence ATGACGCTTGGCATTCGACCGGGCTCTTCTTTCGCTTATGTGGCCAACGAGGTTGCGGCCGGAGCGGAAAACTATTACAGCGCTGCGGTGGCTACGGGTGAGCCTGCCGGGGTGTGGCGTGGAAGCGCCGCCGCCGAGCTGGGGCTGACCGGTAAGGCGAACGATACGCAGCTCGAGGCGCTGTTCGGTCACTTCGTTGATCCTCGGGATGAGCGGTTTGAGCAGCGCGATAAGTGGCATGAGGCCACGAAGCTTGGTCGCAAGCCACCAAAGTACCGAAGCCAAGAGGAGATCTTTAGTGAGCTAGTTGCACGCGAGGTGAACCCGGCTGGCATTGAAGAAGAACGGGCCGAGGAGCTATGGCACCAGGCTGGCAAGCAGACCCGGGAAGCCCGGGCGTTCTTCGATGCCACCTACAGTCCTCCCAAGTCCGTTAGTGTGCTGTACACAGCGTTTATGGCTGAATCTGTTGCTGCGAAGCAGCGCGGAGATGATGTCGAATCCGCGCGCTGGGCAGCCAAGGCTGAGACTGTGGAGGAGTCGGTTGTCCAGGCGTCAGAGGCGATGATCCGGCGTATGGAGCGTGAAGCTGGTTACTCCCGAGCTGGTTACCACGGCGGCAAGCTTAAGAGCGGCGAGACCACCGGCCGTTGGATCGACGGGAAAGGTTTCATTGTCGCCTCGTTTCTGCAACACACCTCCCGTCCGACCAACGGACGAGAAGACCCACAGCTGCACGTTCATAACCTCATCGCCAACCGGATTGAGTGCGCAGACGGCGTATGGCGGACGCTTGACGGCAGGGCGCTCTATCAGGAACGTGCCGCTTCTGGAGCTGTTGCTGACCGTGTGATGCAGGCTCACCTACAGCGCGAACTTGGCGTGACTTTTGCCTACGATCCCAAGTCCAAATCACACGAGATCGTAGGAATTAGCCGAGGTGTTCGAGAGGCGTTTTCGTCGCGTCGTACGGCCATAAATGCGCTGCTCCCGGAGTACGTAGCAGCGTTTGAGAATCGTATGGGACGCGAGCCAAGTGCTCTAGAACTCAGCGAGCTTGCGCAGCGCGCCACGTTGAAATCCCGGCAGGCAAAGCTGACGAAGGACGACGTCAAGACCCTCGAAGAGAAGGTAGTCGAGTGGACTGCTCAGGCGCAAGAATCGGTCGAGATTGACCTATCCGAAATCGCCCACGGAGTCATTAATACCCGCGACGAAGCAAGTGCGGATCGAGTGTTCGATGTTGACGCTGTCATCGCCCGTGCCGTGGAGAGCGTGCAGGAAACGAAGACTACTTGGACGCGCTCTGACCTCGCCATGCACCTTCATCGCCACCTACCCTCAGAGCTGGGAAGCCTTGATACTGAATACCAAGACCGCATACTCGCGGAACTTTCACGACGTGCCATTGAGGCCGATTCTGAGCGGGCTGGAACCGATGGAGAGATACTTCCACTTGATGTTCCGGACTTCGTCGATACACCTGAGGTGTTCCAGCTAACGAACGGTGAGAGTGCGTTCCGTCGACACGGGTCGGAGCAGTTTGCCACCCGTCGTGTTCTGACAGCAGAAGCCCGCATTGAACGTGCCGCTCATGACACTGAACTAGTCTCTTGCATCGAGTCTGAGGCCGCCATGGAAGCGGTCTGGGAGGTCAACAATCAACTACGCCAGGCCGATCCTGAGGGGGTAGCGAAGCTAGGTGCTGATCAGGCCGCTGTGGTTGCTGGAGTGCTCTCCAGCGGCAAACCGCTCGAAACGCTGGTAGGACCCGCAGGTACCGGTAAGTCATTCGTCATGGGCACGCTTGCTGACCAATGGGAGAAACGCATAGGCGGCCGCGTATTTGGCCTCGCAACAGCTCAAAACGCCGCCGGGGTTCTCGCGGATGAAGGATTGACGGCCACAGACAACATCACTGCGTGGTTGATGAACCAACGCGATATCGAGTCTTCGAAAGTAACGCCAGAGGGCGTCGCAGAATGGCGATTGCGCCCCGGCGACATGGTGATTGTTGACGAAGCTTCAATGGTCGATTCGGTGGCGCTATCCGAAATCCAGCAACGTACCGAAGCTGCTCGCGCGAAACTTCTCCTAGTGGGAGACCATGAGCAGATCGACGCCGTAGGAGCCGGTGGTGGATTCTTGCTCGCACAGCAAGCCGCCGACCGCGCGTACCAACTTGAAGAAGTGCGCCGGTTTAAATCCACGTGGGAGAAGGAAGCGTCTCTACGGCTACGTGATGGCGATGATTCGGTTGTCCGGGAGTATGACACTCACGGCCGTCTTAAGGGTTGCGAGAACCTTGAAGATGCCTATACGCAGGCCGTTGAGGCCTACACCGCCGATATTGTGGCTGGACGACAGGCCTACCTCATCACTGACACCAACGAGAACGCCAACGAACTCTCGGTGCGTGTGCGTGACCGCCTAGTCTCCTACGGGCTTGTAGAAGGTCAAGGTGTGGCCATCGGCAAGGACCAGACGAGGGCGATAGCGGGTGTCGGCGACATCCTCCAAGCACGCCGGAACAACCGCAATATCACCAACGCGGTCGGTAACTGCATGGTTAACCGGGGCCGCTATCTGGTCACCGAAACCCACGAGAGTGGCGGACTCACCGTCCAACCAATGGGTGATAATGGCACGCTCGGTCATTCCATCGACGTGCCTGCTGACTATGCACAAACACAAATGAGCCTGGCCTACGCCACGACCCAACACGGTGTGCAAGGTGCGACCGGAGACAATGGCTACGGCATCATCACATCCTCAACGTCAGCTGACGCCGCCTACGTTGCGGCTACACGTGGCCGCGACCTCAACCTACTTTTTGTAGTTGATGAGACCGACCCGAAAATGGCCGATCAAACTGCGGCGCCCGCGCCCAAAGAAGAGCACCAGCGGTCAGCAGCCACCATTTTTGCCAGCGTCATTGAATCTGGGACGCCGCAACGGTCGGCCACCCAAACTCATCGCGATAACCTCGCCGACGCCGGATCGATGCGCGTCATCGGGCACCGCCTATATGAATCCCGTCGACGACTATCCGAGCTCAAGTACAAGAGCTTGGTTGCGGAGCTTCTGGACGAGGGAACCGCTGTCAGACTGGCCCGAGATGATGCCGCACCGGAGCTATATAGGCTGCTCGAATCCTGCGAGCAAGCCGGACACGACCCACGGCAGGTCGCTTCCGAGGCGATTGGAATGCGAGAACTGGAAAGCGCGGATTCTGTCGCACAAGTGATTCACTGGCGGATCACCGACATGATGGAGGTGGACCTTAGCGCCGATCCACACGAGGAAAAAGACAGCACCGAACGCGATGTCGCGTTGGGCTATGCCGAACGCCTTCCCGCAGGAGATAGCGCCATTCACAAATACGCCCAGGCTTGGGCACAACGCGCCGATGAGCGCGTCTCCGAACTAGGAATCATTGTGGCTGAACGACCCCCACAATGGGCTATCGAACACCTAGGACCAGTGCCAGTAGAGCACGAAGAGCACACGGCAGAACGCGCAGAATGGATCAAACGAGCTGGGACAGTCGAGGCCTACTGCGAAACTTACAGCCTCACCGAGCAGGCCAACGTTATTGGCCGCGTCCCCTCCGTTGCCATGCCTGAGCGCCGCGATGAATGGCGCGCCGCCTGGCAAGCCCTCGGCCGTCCCGATCCCATCGCCGATGAGCGTCAGATGAGCCAGACACAACTACAGCGCACCATCGAGGCCTACAATGCCGAGAAACAATGGGCACCACCTGCGGTGGCTAATGAGCTACGTGAAGCCAGCAGTGCGGCCATTCAAGGCAGGATCGAACTCGATCACCGGCGCGCCGAACTATCCCAGATAGAACCCACCGATGAGCGTCACCAACAGCTAGCCGAAGAGATCGACATGGCCGAAGAAGACCTCACGGTGATAGAAGAGCGCCGCGACAAACTCGACTACGTCAACGACACCAGAAACGATTGGCACACTCAAACCGAAGACGCCCGAACCGCCGCCAACGCCGCCCAAGCCGAGCTGAAGCGCCGCGAACGCGAAGCCGAACGCAACCGCCAGAAAGAAGAAGTCACCACCGAGCGCGACCAGGAGCAAGCAGCCGACCGCTCGGTCAACCAAAAACCTGAGGTCACACGAGACGCCGAACACGAGTCAGCTACCACCGAGGTTGAGCCGAACGATCGTGGTAAGGAGCTTGCCGAGGCCGACCGCGATCAAACCCGCGACGAGCCCACCGATGAAACTGAGCGTGAACTTAGCTCCGTGGCAAAGGCGTTCCCTCGCAAAGTCAAAGAGATTAATGCCGACCGGGCAGTATCCGAGGCCGATAAAGCCCGCGAGCAAATCCGCGAACGGATCGCCGCGGCTAAAAACGCTGCCGAGAACAAGCAAGAGATCGACAAGCAGGCTAGTGCCGACCAGGAATGGCGCCGACGAGAAATGGAACGCACCGCCCGCGAAGCCGCCGTCGACCAAGGCCTAGAACGTTAA
- a CDS encoding DUF397 domain-containing protein, translating into MSDQDLTVQDFGDKHRWRKSRRSNDQGGACVFVAVTNNHVGVRDSKQGNDGHPLWISSGDFDALKKNLALA; encoded by the coding sequence GTGAGTGATCAGGATCTAACAGTCCAGGATTTCGGCGACAAGCACCGTTGGCGCAAATCACGACGATCTAACGACCAGGGTGGGGCCTGCGTTTTTGTTGCGGTCACCAATAACCATGTTGGAGTTCGTGACTCAAAACAAGGCAACGATGGCCATCCCCTGTGGATCTCATCCGGAGACTTTGATGCCCTTAAGAAAAATCTTGCTTTAGCATGA